GAGCCTGAACAACTCAATatcactttttcagtgttttcagtgccTTTTTTTTACAACTTCTAGTCTTTTCAGCagccttgctttcagtttttcaaagaaatctgcagggatatttttcaacgtctccaaagttcagtctaagaagttggttgtatCTTCTACTTCTATACTTAAGAAACCTGAATTGGACCCAACTTCTCTTTTTAATTACAGATCCATCTCACACCTTCCATTTTTAGCTAAAGTAATGGAAAGAGTGGTTGCTTCCAAACTCCACACATTTCTCAGTGATAATGCCCTCTATGAGCCATTTTAGTCTGGTTTTATAtactcaccacagcactgagacagctcttctGTGAGTAGTTAATGATCTTTTCCAGTCTCCTGATAGTGGTTCTCTCAGTATTCTTCTTCTCCTTGActtaagtgcagcttttgatattgttaatcatgatgttctcatttctcGTCTTTTCTCTATTGGTATCACTGACACAGTCCTCCACCTCTTCTGTTACATGTGGTGTCCTGCAGGGCTCAGTTCTTGGACCCCtacttttcttaatttacatttcaccccttggccAGATCATTCGCAGCCATAGCCTAAACTTTTATTGTTATGCTGAGgatattcagttatatctcagtacacacacCCTCAAATTCCCCTCCGAGTACACTGATTGATTGTATTactgatttaaagctctggatgcacaataactttctcatgctaaacactgataaaactgaacTCTTACTTGTTGGCCTTAAACCTTTACTATCAAAATCACCCAATTTGTCAATAagtattgatggcctgctcgttaagcctgcacctgttagaaatcttggtgttttactcGACCCATCACTTAATTTTGATCTTCATTTCAAGTTCCTCACTAAGactgcattttttcatttatgtaaCATTGCTCATCTCCGACCGTTCCTGTCTGATAAAGATGCAAACACTTTGGTTCTTGCCTTCATTATGTCCCAtattgactactgcaactctctttgttggtctccctgtaaagtctatacaaaagctacagtacattcagagctCTGCGGCTAGAGTTCTCACCCATACTGTGTTCAGCTCACATCACCCAcgttctctctcagctacactggctaccGGTCCCGTCctgtataaagtttaaaattttactactcactttcaaagcCTTGCATAACCTTGCTCGCCccctacctcagagaactgctgaccgcttacactccctctcgctctctcaggtcttcttgtAATAAGCTACTTGCTGTCCCACACACCAGACTCTCCactttgggagggaggtccttcagtgccatggcccccaactctggaattctcttcctcaatccctccGAGACtgctcttctttctcctctttcaaatctgacttaaagacttttctctttaatgcacatttttttccctcctccacTGTGGAGTTTGCCcccatgctatgtgaagcgaccttgggtttgtgaaaggcgcattgtaacttattattattattattattattattattattataattactatacttctcacaatccaagtaacccaaaacacattcagtggtgctgaagTCTGGACACTAGGCTGGTCAGAAAAcactagcagcttctttgatttgcaaattctctTCTGTTTTGGTTCTTTTCTCAAGAAGGGCTTCtagacagctacacattcttttctactcatagtgttgagttgtcttctcacagtggaaggatggacaggtggatttttcagatctaaagcaagagcagagcttgattttctctcaaagatgaaagatttgAGTGCTGTTTTGGTGGTTTGATAGGTTTTGTATGATTGTTAGGAATCCCATCTTCTGAAAAACTTCAAGTCTAGTATTGAAACCTCAGGTGtttaaagccatttatctgGCTTGTAATCATTTATTTGCTAATAAAACATGTTAAGGTACCACTTTAGAAAACAACTATCCTTGTAAAAGGTTCATGAATGAtttataatgtgtttattaatgCTCATTACTTAGATCATAAACACTTTATAAATCATTTATAAGCTGTTatgacattaataaaaaaaaatgagctCATACATCTAATGAATATGAATTCATAATGAAGCCGGCAGTTTAATGATGACTGATGGATTACGATCAGTAAGCATCACAATCTGAACTGTAACTGTTAGGCAGCCAAAAGCCctttttatttaactgttataactgcttattggTGATAAGGTGTTTATGACATAATTAATAACCCTTGGTAAACAAATTTTAACCAGTCTGAAGGGCAACAGTGATTTGATGTTTGTCTAAGAGTGAGcccacattcatttacattgttaAATCTGAGATTTTTATCTTCAACAGATTTTCCtgtcttctccatcagtcagcatCAAACTATCAGCTTCCTCACATATTCATGCTCATCAGATAGAACAGCTCACCTTTTGTtcatgtgttataactgcttattaatgctTTTGAAAGTGTTTATGACCTACTCAATAATTGTTAATAAACTTAATTTGAGCCTTTCATAAACCCCTTATAAAAGTAGTCTTATTCTAAACTGGTACCCACATTATTTGAATACTGtaagtgattttctggatgtcagtgCATTCAAGTAACCACTTCTAAACATTGAAGAAACTAGTAACACCTGGTTTATCTAATCAATGCTCCATCAACATGTTAAATGAGGTGTAGGCGATGTCTGGTTGCATCAAGCAGAAATCTGAAACCGAACTTTACTcttcaaattttcttcttttttatacCTGTTTGCATCGATTCTAatgatgttcagtgtttttgtttcgcaaaacacatttcttagataaatggttttaaataatgtgcttaCATGCCTAagactttgcacagtactgtacatctgatctcctcagagaAATCctcaaaaaacatgctttatgaTCATTGTGACTGAAAATGCATTAAAGGAAGGAAGGTCTCTGACTGTATGcatcatttgtttattattcttttacattttttctatgGCAGTGTCTGTTTACAATATGTGCAAATAGTGATAAGTCCGCCTAGGAAATCATGTAACTATAACACaccaaaatgcatatttttgcaGTAATTTACAAACTTTCAATGAAAAAATGAGGCAGCATTAGGAGAAGTTGTTTTAAGGGTATTTTGTACTAACTAGAACATAAATGTTTCCATTTACTCCACttaagttttaaataaatattaacaatTGGTAAAGATGAACTTTTATCTAGGACACTAGAACAATGCTGGCTGGTATAGTGTGGTGATGAACCGCCACTGGCCTTCATGCTGAAAACTGTGGTTTGATTCACCATCTGGCCAAAAAGGGAATTTGCACTCTTTTTTCAATAGTTACTGTTTTAGCATTGTAGCTTGGCAGTTAATGCTTTTTCAAACTGTATTTAAAGCGAGTTTACATCAAGAAAATATGTTTGCGTTCTTCTCATGTGTCTAACTGTACTGCCTACTGTGGGGCAGCACgctggtgcggtgggtagcgctgccgTCTCACTGTACAAAGGGCCTGGGCTCAATTCCCGGCCGGATGACcaggtcctttctgtgtggagtttgcatgctctTCCCaagtctgtgtgggtttcctcccacagtccaaagacatacagtcaggccaattggacacagtaaattacccctaggtgtgactgtatgtgtctgccctgcgatggactgtcgACCATAGTCATATGGacaaatttgatttaatttaaatgtacatatataaatataagcaGGTGTAAGCAACAGCAGTGACAAATCAAACAGGGCCAGtaattcagagagagagagaaagagaaagagtgtggTTGGTGAGAATGACCTCATATACAACTTGGAAGGAAGGCAGAATATTGTCACTGCTGGAATACAGGGTAATAATATTGCATCAGTGtcaataaacaatataaaatgggACGTAATTATAGAAGTGTAAATAGCATGATGTTACTTAGAACACAAGCAAAATGCCATTTTCAGTGTGGTATAAGTGTACATAGCAACATCATTCTGTCTGCACTTAAATAACATCTCTGGGGGAGAAAAACATCAGCTTATCCACAGGTGTCAGCTTTCCCTTTTCCCCCACACGTGCTAGAAAAAGCAGACTTTGCCCAGTCTCTATCAGGCTGGCTCAGACTGAAGTTTATTCTGGCCAAAGTCATGTATTTACCCTCTGAGATAATGTATCGCACTGGaaaattttctctctctttctgcggCTTCTAAACAGTGTGCTGCTATTTTTGCTGCACGTTGTGGCTTCATGATAACATCCATGACAGATTAGCAAATAAAtacctgcttttcttcatagtTATTCTCACACACCTCTGAACCATGTACAGCATATTCCCGGGCAAGAAATATGATAGTGTTAATTCATTCTTTTAAAGATCACGGTTTGCTGATGGGGAAACGTATCAGACGCACAGCAGCTGATGCATTTGAAAACTTTCTGAAACTAATACTGAAATTTACACCTCATTTTAGGGGAAAATTGAAAATACTATGATagttgaagacattttcatgatgcgctcttgaaaataaatgtgccaaaaagAGTTTTTTAACACACTTTGGATAACTAAGTACATGATATGAGTgagcatgaagaaccttttgaaaatttTAAAGAAGTTCCACGTAATTGCAAGGTTTAAAGAAGAATCCTGAAATTCATATAGATCTTTGCCAACATGTTATGAagattctttacatttttatgctcTTTAGGGAGCCAAAACAGATTATGTAAGAGTGTACACAATACTGATCGCAGTATTTACTCGTTATTGGAGGTTTgctaagttggaacagacagaaTGTAcaaacagtgccacatttaagcTATCAAAGGTCATGATTACAATGTTTTTATTCCATTCCTGTACTgcactgaatagaactgaacTACTGCCAATATCCAGAATATTCTCAGAAAACACCGTGACAGAATTTGTCATGATAATGACCATCTTATATACCGTCAGGTAAAGGATAAAACatgcatatgtttttttttcctcctttactGTTTCTGGTTGTAATAATTTACTGGGTCAAAATAATAACCTAATAGCTTGTAATGATTTATTTGTAATTACTTCCTCTGGAATGTAATGTCATTATTTCAACTAAGAatgtcattattctgagatattcattcaatatttttttaaaaaatcataaaaatgatcatttctatATTGTATCAATATTTCAAggaaattacattcattttctaaTATAAACTACAtctgtggcatgcgcccgccccCCGGGCCCCGATGATGATGGATGAGAGAGCCGGCAGAAAGGCGGGCCGAGCACACAGCCGCGACGCACCTCAGCCAGAGGATGAGGATGACGCTGGTGCCGGCTACGGGAGACACCAGAGGGAGGAGCGAGTCCCAAGCTCCGCCGCCCGGGCCCCACCCGTTGTTATGCAGCGAGGCCGCTAAGTTTGATCCAGGCGGCCGAGCTGCTATCTGGCGGCGGCGACGTGGAGGTGGAGCGGCGGGCTCTGGTGCTCACGGTGCCCTTGATGAGAGCCAGTTGAgtgcctttaaaaagagctgagagggaacagagaggagagagggacaagcagcagcagagaCTGAAAGAGCTGAAAGCTCCTGTGAAGGAAGGAAGAAGCCATTGAAAAGTGGGTggtgttggttttgtttgttgtttatttaggaaaataataatgatatggCTGCTGCAGCattgaaccctgcctccagcatccTCATTGAGCCCGGGGTAGCATGTGTCGTGCTACAATATCATTCtttcaagaaaataaatcaatatttacCAATACTACGTCAGTATTTTAATACAACATAAGTCactatttcaagaaaataagtaaCTATTTTGAGATTCTGAATCAATATTTATGGAAAACAGGTCAATATACACATAAGAACAGGTCAATTTTAAAGAAACTCTCATTTTCAGATATTAAGGCAATCTTTCAAGAAAGTAAGTCACTTTTTTGAACTACTGAgccaatatttcaagaattacatcattattttgagatgcccaagtcaatattttgacaaCATAAACCAGTAATGTGAGTCAGTGTTTTAACATAGGGCTGCAAAAATCATATGATATGAAATTCctattatatttctatataataGGAATAGTATAGTAAGGATAGTAGCTGGTTCCTTTTTCTTGTTTAAAGCCCACAGTAAATTTGGCTTGAATCTGAGGGTGAGGGGTTCATTTTGGCCGGATTTTGCTCACTCGTGGTGACCCGGCTCAGCTTTTTACTGTACTTTGTAAACAGACACAATGACCCCTCACACAAAAGGGGTCAGCCCTCTATTGGTGCCTGAAACCAGTTTTAGCCAGAAACCGTAGCATGTGGTCTCTCTGGAAAAAAAGGACGGGGGGAAAGTACAAATGAAACACGAGTGTAGGCAGCTAGCCTGGCTCTGCCTGGTTGGTGCTTTGTGCTGCAGTCTCAAGTGACCACTCTCCAGATTCACAAAACAGGGTAAGAGTCCACACATTTCCTGGTGCTAAAAGCTAATTAACTGATTAACTAATTATATGCAGGCCTTTAGAGCTGTGGTTGGCTGTTGCGAATTAGCTTGCAAAGTAAATTAGTGTTGATATGATGCATATAAGAAAAACTTAGCATACAGCCTCGGAAACAACTGTAGCTTTCAGGGTACAAATACTGTCACTGGGATGGTACCTCAAGGTTGCATCTGCAGTAACGTCAGTTAAGGAACTTAATTCCATTTGGACGTCGACCTCtggcttttttcttttatttattctatttaagAGAGTAATGAAAACTACAAATTTATATCTTTCACTGTAGAAGTGGATGTAGTGAACCTTTAAAACTCAAGGCACACAGTTAGAACATAAGGATCattgtttttacattgttttttatcTTGGGGGCTAAATTTGACCCTTTTCTGGTATAACTTCAGTGTAGTTACATGAGGTTGTATATTTTAGATTTCATTTTCACTAAATCTTTTGTGATTTAGGGTGTAATTCAAAATGTACTATTTACATTGTCTGTGTCCTCAAAGATCTGTGGGCATTTAGAGGTGTCAGCATGGCGTGTTCCAATGAGGATATGATGCATGTGGTGATAGTGGGGATTATACTGGGGTAAGTATTCTTTTACAATCATTTCACTGGAGACTGGTGAAGAAAGCATGTTTGCTGCCTTTAGTTAATCAGTTCTCTCTACAATTGTGTTTGTCAGTGGTATCTACTCCATATCTCATTTATTGAGTTAACCAAGTTCTCTAATGGACCAAATGTGATTATTTCTGCCTTTTGCATTATTGTGGCCGAGTGAAACGATCATCTAATCGAATTGTGTCCATAATCAAATTAAAGGTAAAGTGCTCCCTATCCCTATGATTTTGTGCCTCTTATTGGAGCACTAAAGAAGCAATATGATGTTTTGTACACACAGATCTTatacactcctaaaaataaaggtgaaaTAGGTTCTTTAGAATGATGCTACTAGAGAACCTCTAATACCCCTTAAGAGGCTTTCAGTGGATaattctttattcatttttgtagaGGAGGATGTGaagaatgtctgtgtttaaaagACTTTTGcatgacacacaaaaaaaacattagaaacaCATCTCCAAACCAGaaagttttactttttaaaggagtgtttcagaaaaaaaatctcatctaCACTTTGCCTCTTTAGTTCATCAGTGAAGCTACagggctaacattgctaacaagcACTAAAAgccagtagtcacccaaatccttTCCATAAATATGTCATCAACTTTTCTCTCAAGCCAAATCCAAGTCATCAGTGGTGTAGGCAGAAACAGCTTTTTGGGTAGGCCAATGTGCCCTAATGTCACACAATTTCATTACATCAGGATATTCATCAGTCTTTTGCTGACAGCACTACAGTCATCACCCCACCTATTCCAATGTATTCCTGAATCCACATCAAAACAACCAACTGTAACTTCCTTCAATTTAAAGCATGAATCCATTCACCACAGCCATGTTTGGCCAGTAAAGATGACATAATTAATTCAAACTGAGACTTCTGAGACAtacaatgataaaaaaaaaaaaaaaaaaacatgacaaactTAAAAAACTATGCCTTATTAccaggctaaagcatactggcACAGTGGGTGGAGCCAAAGAACATGTCCTAGTTACATCTTCTAACTACAACTGGAGCTTTAAATTTATACACTGGTGTATATCAAACTTAAGGCTCGAGGCAAAGGCAGATGGCAATGGTTGCTAAGTAGTGACTGCACAGTGAcagcacacacagaaaaacaatcaaatttcattatccatgtacacaagatttataGTGTCCATATACCTATGTGACATGTGTACACGTTAAGAAGAGTCTGAATTCGACAAAACACCAACATCCAAAGCGTGGCCTGCTGTGAAATTTTAAGAGAGACGTTTTGGGCATGTATTTGTGGAAATTATTTGGGTGACTGTTGACAGTGTTTgctagcaatgttagccttgcAACTTCGACattaaattaaagaaaaattCAGATGctaacatgtcttggctgagcTACATCTTAGGTAAATGGAAAATTccataaattagatttttgctgAACCATTCTTTTAAGAATGTACTCATCTTGCTATTCCAACAAAAGTATTTCTTTTTGGCCCACCTCAAACAGAGTGGCATGTTCAGGTCATGGTGCCATCCAACACCCTCACTATGATGACACTCCCACACCAGAATTTCTCAACCCCTCCTGGATGGTGGATATCCTCGAGAACCAGTCCCTGTCTGAGGTCACTATGCCAGGCACCCACAACACGATGGCCCTTTATGGTGGCTCCCTTGCTCAGTGCAACTCCTGGCCCCTGGCAAGTCAACTCCAGGCTGGCATTCGCTTTTTAGATATACGTGTACGTCACATACGGGGAAACCTCACCATCCATCATGGCATCTCCTATCAGTGGGCACACTTTGGGGACGTGCTAGAGGGCATAGCGTCTTTTTTGAAGCAGCATCCCACTGAGACAGTGCTGATGAGGCTGAGAGAGGAGTTGAGTGAGACTGGAGATATCTACGGGGCAGTGGTACGCTATGTTCATCAATATGCCCACTGGGATCTGCTCTGGCATAGCCGGCTAATGCCAACCATGGGAGAGGCAAGGGGCAAGCTGATTGTCCTGCAAGACTTCCCTGGACCTGACCTGGGCATGCGGTACCGATCCCTGGATATCTCTGATTACTGGAAGGTAAGAATAATTTCTAGTTCTATTACTTGGTCTGCACCatagatatatatatttatatatatatatatatatatatatatatatatatatatatatatatatatatatatatatatcagagaCCTACTTAGCTGAGAGAGGAAGGCACCAATCCAGCAGTGCTCCATACTTACCTGAGGTAAGGTGTTTTTACATCTGAGTTTTATTAAGGGGATGATTCAATGCTGACATGTTCTGACCAATCCAAAATGTTGGCTCCCTGAATCACATAAAATGTTTCCAACTCCCCAAGAAATCTACAGATTTgtagctttattattattaaccaaCAACTTCCACAATCCATTTAAACCCTTCTATGTAACACATCAGCATTCCAAaggagcatgtttacctctGATCACCAAGACTGCATAGTTGTC
This portion of the Pygocentrus nattereri isolate fPygNat1 chromosome 1, fPygNat1.pri, whole genome shotgun sequence genome encodes:
- the si:dkey-266f7.9 gene encoding 1-phosphatidylinositol phosphodiesterase, which gives rise to MACSNEDMMHVVIVGIILGVACSGHGAIQHPHYDDTPTPEFLNPSWMVDILENQSLSEVTMPGTHNTMALYGGSLAQCNSWPLASQLQAGIRFLDIRVRHIRGNLTIHHGISYQWAHFGDVLEGIASFLKQHPTETVLMRLREELSETGDIYGAVVRYVHQYAHWDLLWHSRLMPTMGEARGKLIVLQDFPGPDLGMRYRSLDISDYWKVSSLQPEQVDKKWTHVYTHLEEAVVGNKARMFLTYASGASILAHPNALAKRINPRLYDYLSGHAGQRKRFGIITMDFPGAMLVKTIIDFNYGVKRME